The Acipenser ruthenus chromosome 27, fAciRut3.2 maternal haplotype, whole genome shotgun sequence genome includes a window with the following:
- the slc25a22a gene encoding mitochondrial glutamate carrier 1 produces the protein MADKQVSLPAKLINGGIAGLIGVTCVFPIDLAKTRLQNQQNGSRLYSSLSDCLLKTIRSDGYFGMYRGAAVNLTLVTPEKAIKLAANDFFREMLSRDGQKLTLLREMLAGCGAGTCQVIVTTPMEMLKIQLQDAGRIEAQRKLMPQAVNSAPAGTVATEIKRPQTAIQISRELLRSKGIAGLYKGLGATLARDVPFSIIYFPLFANLNKLGQKHPDTKAPFYVSFLSGCVAGSTAAVAVNPCDVIKTRLQSLQRGAHEDTYSGVVDCVRKILRKEGPAAFLKGAYCRALVIAPLFGIAQVIYFLGVGEVILDFLPHGRHD, from the exons ATGGCTGATAAGCAAGTCAG tttgcCTGCGAAGCTGATCAATGGTGGCATCGCTGGGCTGATCGGGGTCACCTGTGTCTTTCCAATCGACCTGGCCAAGACTCGCCTGCAGAACCAGCAGAATGGGTCCCGCCTCTACAGCAGCCt GTCGGACTGCCTCCTCAAGACTATCCGATCGGACGGGTACTTCGGGATGTATAGAG GGGCCGCAGTGAACCTCACCCTGGTCACCCCAGAGAAGGCCATCAAGCTCGCAGCCAACGACTTCTTCAGAGAGATGCTCTCCAGGGATGG gCAGAAGCTGACCTTGCTCAGGGAGATGCTGGCGGGGTGTGGTGCAGGGACCTGTCAGGTGATCGTCACCACGCCTATGGAGATGCTCAAGATACAACTGCAGGACGCAGGGAGGAtag AGGCTCAGAGGAAGTTGATGCCACAGGCTGTAAACTCCGCCCCCGCTGGCACTGTTGCCACGGAGATAAAGAGGCCCCAGACCGCCATTCAGATCAGCAGGGAGCTGCTGAGGAGCAAGGGCATCGCGGGGCTCTACAAGGGCCTAGGGGCCACGCTGGCCAG gGACGTTCCCTTCTCCATCATCTACTTCCCCCTGTTTGCTAACCTGAACAAGCTGGGGCAGAAGCACCCCGACACCAAGGCTCCCTTCTACGTGTCCTTCCTGTCGGGCTGTGTGGCTGGGAGCACCGCGGCCGTGGCTGTGAACCCCTGCGACG TGATCAAGACGAGGCTGCAGTCTCTGCAGAGAGGAGCTCATGAGGACACTTACTCTGGAGTCGTGGACTGTGTCAG GAAAATCCTTCGCAAGGAGGGTCCCGCTGCTTTCCTGAAGGGGGCGTACTGCCGGGCGCTGGTCATCGCGCCACTCTTTGGCATCGCGCAGGTCATCTACTTCCTGGGGGTCGGCGAGGTCATCCTAGACTTCCTGCCCCACGGGCGACACGACTAA
- the LOC117432341 gene encoding large ribosomal subunit protein P2-like, protein MRYVAAYLLAVLGGKDAPKSGDLKKILESVGIEADDVRMDKVINELSGKKVEDVIAQGYSKLASVPAGGAAVAVVSSGAAAGSGGAAPAKVEEKKEEKKDESEESDDDMGFGLFD, encoded by the exons ATGCGTTACGTAGCTGCTTACCTCCTGGCCGTCCTGGGCGGCAAAGACGCCCCCAAATCCGGAGACCTGAAGAAGATCCTGGAGAGCGTGGGCATCGAGGCGGATGATGTGCGCATGGACAAG GTGATCAACGAGCTGTCTGGGAAGAAGGTGGAAGATGTCATTGCCCAGG GCTACAGCAAGCTGGCCAGTGTTCCAGCAGGTGGCGCTGCTGTTGCAGTGGTGAGTTCAGGAGCAGCAGCAGGGAGTGGTGGTGCAGCCCCTGCTAAAG TTGAGGAGAAGAAGGAAGAGAAGAAGGACGAATCTGAGGAGTCTGATGACGATATGGGATTCGGTCTCTTTGATTAA
- the LOC117432339 gene encoding cell cycle exit and neuronal differentiation protein 1-like yields the protein MDSRAKPSNTKTDSKPAAKGPEKTATPSAAKKEEARPAEPAPLPRKQPSQPPAEPKPAPAPTAAAPESSDKPEEPDHAGGEGEPAGGSDTFETLKPVLLVGAVMAAVAAVIVGAVLLARKK from the coding sequence ATGGATTCCAGAGCGAAGCCTAGCAACACCAAGACAGACTCCAAACCCGCCGCCAAGGGGCCAGAGAAAACAGCGACGCCAAGCGCAGCGAAGAAGGAGGAAGCCAGGCCAGCGGAACCAGCCCCCCTCCCCAGGAAACAGCCCTCCCAGCCCCCCGCAGAGCCCAAGCCTGCCCCTGCCCCCACCGCCGCGGCTCCGGAGAGCTCAGACAAGCCGGAGGAACCCGACCACGCCGGAGGGGAGGGGGAGCCAGCAGGGGGCAGCGATACCTTCGAGACCCTCAAACCCGTCCTCCTGGTGGGGGCCGTCATGGCTGCTGTCGCCGCCGTCATTGTGGGAGCCGTGCTGCTGGCACGCAAGAAGTGA